CCTGTAGGAAGGGAGCCCTTTGGCTGAAGAGAGAAGGAATTCCTTTCGTGGGATCCCACACAGAGTACCCTACTTTTACGCAAATAACGCTGGAGTTGAGTGACTTATTTTTCCCCAAATCCCAGTCACCCTTTCCAGTGTTCTTTTCCTACTTCCTGTTCACACTAGGGACAGTCTAGAGGGGACCCCACGACCTCTGCGGAGCCTGGGAAAGGAGTCCTgggccacacccacacacagccttgattCAGCTGGGCTGGGAAGACTGCGAAGATTCAGCCGCAGGGAAAGCAGTACTTTCTCTTATATGGTCAAGGTGGGGCTGCCAAGGCCACTGGTCCCCAGGAGCGGGTCAGCGTCCACGTCCACGGCTGGAGAGCAGCTGCCCTCTCTGCCTGGGAGCTCGCCTTTCACAGGTTGTTATTAGCAAATACTTCAGAGAGCCAGCTGGTTTCCCAATGGGGCATAGGTGTTGCCTTGTGATTTTTGATATGGGGCTTGGCTAGATGAATCCTATACCTCGTTCAGCTCCCCGTTAAAGGCTACAGCCCTGCCGGGCAAACAGTGAGCCTCGGGCCATTTTCGTTACTGAAAGATCAGCAAAACATCACTGGAAATCGCATGTGACATATTTACAAGTCTTCCTCAGCCTCTGAAGTCCAATTGCCTTTCACTGCGGCTTACTCTGTGAGGAGCCAGGGGACCTGAGGTGAGCACATCAACTTCCAGGGAACTGCCCTTTAAAATTCAGACTTAAGGGGACTGCCCAGCATACCTCAGGACCGCTGTCTGGTGTATATTATCACTCAAAATGATGCCAGATGGGCACTGCAGCTCCTGTGGGACGCAGCGTGTGTGGAGCGTCCCTTTAAAGCCTGCTGTCTGCGTGCCGCTCGCAGGCCAGGAAGGGCGCCAGCGCCTCTCTTTATGGTCGGTCCATGTGCGTAAACGTGCCCCATTACCAGAGGCGTCCCAGACAAAGGTCGTGTGCTTCCAAGACGATAAAGTTTCTCAGTTAAAGCTGGTTCCGAGTCATGTTGACCTCTCCTTGTTGAAATATTATGTAACTGTGTCTTTACTGCGCTACCTGCCATAATTAGTACTGTTTGGGATCTCTTTCCAATTCTCCAGGCGTTTTCCTCAacaaccccccactccccacccctgccccgtgCCAGCCCAATATGTCAGCAGGTGATGTTCCAGCAATTCCAGAAATTACCATGCATGGATGACTGAGGGCTAGACCTTCAGCCCTCCTTCCCTTCTGAGAATAAGGAGGGTCCAAGAGAACATGTGCATTCCAGGTCAGGAAACATGTTGGAAACGAGTTAGGGTTTTGTAAaccaaatattaaaaaccagcagAAGTCTGATGGAAGAGTTGAGGACGTTTAGTTTCTAAACCCGATGCTACTCTTTAATTTGCCTTCCTTTAAGGTAGGGATAAAAGTCATTTTAACCACTGGGattcagtggttaaagcactgccCTGCAACAGAAAGGCGGTGGTTAGAAGCCAcagactgctctgtgggagaaagacgtgcaGGCAATTCGCTTCTGAAACGATGAGACTCAGAAAACctgtcatcgagtccattccaactcacagaggagaactgcccctgtggctttctaagactgtagctctttatgggaatagaaagccttgtctctccctggtggttttgaactgccagcctcacAGCTAGTAGTTCAATgcacttggaaaccccatgggggcagttctactgtcctatcGGTTGCTGTGATTTGAAATCCACTAGACAGCAgtgagaggagccctggcagtgatgTGGTCACACGGGCTGtcatccgcatggttggcagttcgaaatcaccagctgctccttgggagaaagacgaggctttctatcctATAAACAGTCacagcctcggacacccacaggagaGTCACTCTGAGTGGCGTCGACTGGATAGCAGTGCGTTTCATTTAGACAGCAACGGGGTGATCCGATTGGGTTGAGCTTAGATGATAAAAAATATGTTCCCACCCTCAGAATCAGTAAAAGAGTGTCACTGCTAGATGGTAATGGCTTTGGTGTAAGATGGGAGtattgggggagaggggagcgtaAAAAGTTAAAGTGGTTTGTACAGGCTTGGTTTGAAGAGTTTCTCTAAGATCAAGACGTCTGAATTTGTTAGCAGCACAACTGGATTTCAAGTGACGTCTCTCTTGAATATGGTGGTATAGTGGAAAAAGCACTCCGCTAATAAGCAAAAAGTGAACCATGAAAAACACAGTCGTAGAtgtctgtaaagatggacagacTGAGAAGTCCTGTGAGGGCAGTTCCACTGTCCTGTAAGCGCTGCTGCAAGTcaaaactgactggacagcagtctGTTGGATTGGATTGGGTTTTCGGTGTCAAAATATAACTAGGCTCTGACCACCGGAATCAGTAAACAGAATCGTTAACATCCTGACATGTGGACGTGTATTTGTGAAGCATTTCGAACGGTGTCCCAGAAGTGCCCCCTCCTCCTTGATAAGGGATCAGAAAGAAGGGTGTGTCCCCCTCCAGGAGCCAACCTTCTTGAAAGACTGGTCTTGCCTTTCAGACTCTTACAAAACTTCCAGAATAAAAAAAGAGCAGGGAGGTCTGTCGCATTCGACTTAAATGCTTTTATTGACAATGTCTTTGAACAATAAGCAAACAATGCTTAAATTTTTCATTCAGATTCACTTTCCACATGTCAAAAGACCTCAaggtagaaaaaaaataaaataaaaatataaatatttgagATCAtcttaataaataaattaaaaacacaataaaacgTTTTCATGGAAAACTGTTAATGTCAGAACATTCAAACTGCCTCAACAATGCATGATCAGTAACATTACAATGAACATTACAATTGATGTTGAAGAAAAACTACAGTACATGGATATAGCTATTTATTTCTATCTACTGGAAAATAAAGTCCTATCTTTCCTTAGTTTAATATCGGTCATTTCTAATCAGAACACACTATTGCCAGGAACACAGTAGTTATTGTTAAAATCAGCTGCACTAGATACAATTTGAAAATATCCAGCACCAGGTTAATTCCGATAATGAACCCAATAGATTAATTAATGCTATGAGAAGActaaggagaaagagggaagagaCACAGGCCCAGGCCTGGCTCAACATGCTACTAACTACCAGCTCTCTGAGGTGTCACTGGGAACAATACACACTCCATGCGTTGGCTACATCTCTGGAAGAGGTGAGGACTCCAGTCCACACTGCGGGATGCTTGCAAGTCCTTGAGGCCCACAGCCTGGTGTGATTCACGCACAGATCGGGTCTCCCCTAGGTCTACGGGGCCCTTCGAGGGAAGACGTGCTTCTCCTCTCTGAAATGCACCAGCTCTGGCAGCGGCCTGTGTGGGTGCCTcctgcctcccctgccctgctGCTCACAGGGCCAGCAGTGTGGGTGAGCTGAGTGAGTCAGAGGAGGGCTCGTTGCTGCTGCTGCCCTTGCGATGGGCGGCTGCGCAGCTGGGGAAGGAGTCAGCCTCAGGGTAGGTGAAGACGAAGGAAGACGTGTAGGTAGTGCAGCTGGGCGTGCAGGTGACCACCGGGGTGCACAGTGGCTCCAGCTCCGTGGCCAGAGGCCCCATCCCCAAGGAGCCGCTGTGCAGGGGCTCCCAGTCTGCTGTATAGAAGGAGCCAGACAGGTCCATGTCTGGCACAGAGCGGGCGGTCTCCGAGCCACAGGGCCTGGAGGACGCTGGGAACAGGAAGTCATCAAAGGGCTCGGCCTTCATCTCAATGCTGCCCATGGTCTTTCCAGGCTCCACTGAGGGCTTGGGCTCAGGGTCATTGAGGAGGGGCAGGGTGAACGCCTCCTCCGCGTCTGGGGTGGAAGGTTCCGGCAGGCCCCCATTGAGATCGAGGGAAGCCACGGACATCTCTTCTGGGAAGCCCAGGTGCTCTGGGATCTTGCAGGCAGGCCGGTGAGCAGCCAAGATGAACtcaagcttttctttttccttcagcaGGTTAGCAATCTCGGTCTGCAGAGCAGACTTCTCATCTTCGAGCTGATCAGTCTCCTGCAGGCGGAGGAATAAAGAGGACATAAGACCCAGTCCTCCTCAAGGGCCCCGACCTCCAACTTTCCCCTCAAGTTTGAAACTGGGGTGGGGTCGGAGTGACCTGTGTGGGCCACCTACCGCTTGGAGCGTGTCCGTCAGCTCCCTCCTCCGGTTCCTGCACTTGGCTGCAGCCATCTTATTCCTCTCCCTCCGGATTCTCCGTTTCTCTTCTTCTTCTGGAGACAGCTAGAATAGCAGAAGATGACCCACAGTCAGTCACGGTGCCTGCCATCGGCTCCATtcacccttcccttcccttcccttcccagagAGACGGACTCCTTCCTGCACCTCCTGGCCACCTCTCCTACAAGGCCATTTCTAACCTGCAGTTTGCAGGCTGGGTGTGACTTGCATTTCAAATAAGGTTCTCagcaagagaacaaagaaaagcccCGTCTAAAAGCAGGAGATGGAAAACTATTAGGGAATGAAGGGTACTTCTTGGGGATGGGACCGTCCAGGGTCTGGCTTGAGATGGATAGGGCTCAGAGTTCAGGTTCTGGGTTCCCCATGGGCAGTCAGTTCCATCTCTGTCTTCACTCTCTGCCCCAGCATTCCACTTCTCCCTCCCctatcattccccccccccaaaagggggTGCTGATGAGTTCCTCACCTGCTCTACTTTGCCCCTCCGGCCAATGCTCTGGGCTCTGCCTCCTGTTGTGGTCTTCACAACGCCAGCTCTGGAGTACGGCCCAGCTGAGGCAGTGGGCACTCCGTAGGGGTGGGGGGCTCTGGTCTGTGATGGGGCCACGGAGGAGACCAGGGTGGGCTGCACCAGCCACTGCAGGTCGGGGCTGGTGGAGATAGCAGTAACGGTGGGGATGAAGTTGGCACTGGAGGCTCCCAGATCCGTGCAGAAATCCTAGAACAAACAGAAGGCGAAGGCGCACGTGAGCAAGCAGGTTCCTGAAAACAGGTGGGTCAGGGAGTTCTCAATGCCGCATGCAGCAGAAAGGGGACGGCCACAAGGCAGAAGGCTGCCTGCCCTCCTCTTCGCTGCCCTTCACCCTGGATGAAAggtcttccccttcctcccaagaATTCCGCAGCGCGGAGCCCTTGGACTCCATCCTGCTGCTGCGTCCGCGCTATCCCTTCAGCATCACTCGCTTGAAAGGGGGGTTGTTATAAATATCCCTGACGTCTGCGCTGACGCAGGCGCCGCTCCGGAGTCTCCTGAATGAACTCGCTTTTTATCAATGAAACTGACTTACACACCCGCCTGCTGCACCCTCTGCTCCCGCCCCTCCTCCCCGCTCCAGACTGCGGGGCAGGTACGCGAGGGCCGGGGGGCTGCTTTCTGTCACCTCCCCCGAGGAAGCCAGGCTCTAGCTAGTTGACTTGAACATGTTTTCCAGACACATGTCAGGCACCCGACTACAGATCGAAAGGCCAGGGCAAGCCTGCCGCGAGAAGGGGCAACCAAGTCTTTACTATGACAAGCGGGCGTGCGCTCCGAACAAGTCCCGAGCTCCCGGGCTCGGGCCGCTCCAGCTGGAACAACCTCCCTCCCCAGAGACGGACAGACGTCCACGGGTGTCCCCGAGCCCCCGGCGCGGCAGCCCGCCTCACCTGCGCGTTGACGGGGGAGCCCATGCTGGAGAAGGAGTCGGCGGGCGAGTGGTAGTAGGAGAGGCTGTCCCCAGCCGGGGACGCGCTGCTGCAGCGGGAGGAGGCCGCCTCGTAGTCGGCGTTGAAGCCCGAGAACATCATGGTCGCGGGCTGACGGCGGCCGGGGGCGGACGGCGGAGGCCGGGGGCTGGCGCGGAGCTGCCGGGGGCGCGGGGACTGTAGGCTCGCGGCGCCGCTACCCGCTCGGCTCGGGCTAGCTGCTGCTCTGCTCGCTGCAGTTGCGGTTGGAGTACGAGGCGCCGCAGCTGCCTCTTTTATGAGAGCATTTTATGAATGAGTCCCTACGTCACGGGCGAAACCATCGCGGCCGCGGAGGGGGGGCGCTGGGGCCGGGGCGCTACGGAGGCTGCCTCGCCGCCCCTGCGGGGCTCGCAGCGCCCTGGCCTCTGCCTTGTAGCAGTTGTGGATCCTGTGAGCGGTTAGAAATGGGAGTCTTAGGGGTCCTGTCGCCCCCAAATGGGAGGCTTCAGGGACGTCTCCCCCCACGACTGCAGGGAACGGCCGTGGAAACCTGCTGACGCAGATGTCCTAATATGGACATCCTGTGTAAAGGGGGGAGGGACTGACGGGAACTGCTATCAGGCTGAAGCCAACTCCGAGGGTGCAGCGCTGGGGGAGGCGGGGGCCGCGCCGGGGGAGGGGGACGGGAAAGCAGAGAATGCGAGCGAACATTCGCACCTTGGTCAATGCGGAGCCTTGTtccgcgggtgggggtggggacgccTCTTTGCGGACTGTCCAGAACCCCGAGCCTGTTCTGAGGCTCAGGTATGAGGGAAACAGGTACCCGACCCCTGGGCCCAGAAGAATGAGCCCCCCCACCGCCATCCGTATCCCCAGTTCTAGACCCAATTCTGTTCAAACGTGGAAGCAGACCCTCACCTCCTCGCCTCTGCCCCGGGTCCAGCTAGAATCCTGGGACTAGGGCTGTGCTTAGAagcagactgtgtgtgtgtgtgtgtgtgtgtgtgtgtgtgtgtgtgtgtgtgtgtgtgtgtgtacccaaaATAAGCGAATATGATGATGCTTGGGTATTCTCACGTATTTTGTTCTTGAGGAAGACAGTGTATGTGGgttgtttattttctctctttctctagaTTGGGATCTTACTGTCA
This genomic stretch from Tenrec ecaudatus isolate mTenEca1 chromosome 14, mTenEca1.hap1, whole genome shotgun sequence harbors:
- the FOS gene encoding protein c-Fos, translating into MMFSGFNADYEAASSRCSSASPAGDSLSYYHSPADSFSSMGSPVNAQDFCTDLGASSANFIPTVTAISTSPDLQWLVQPTLVSSVAPSQTRAPHPYGVPTASAGPYSRAGVVKTTTGGRAQSIGRRGKVEQLSPEEEEKRRIRRERNKMAAAKCRNRRRELTDTLQAETDQLEDEKSALQTEIANLLKEKEKLEFILAAHRPACKIPEHLGFPEEMSVASLDLNGGLPEPSTPDAEEAFTLPLLNDPEPKPSVEPGKTMGSIEMKAEPFDDFLFPASSRPCGSETARSVPDMDLSGSFYTADWEPLHSGSLGMGPLATELEPLCTPVVTCTPSCTTYTSSFVFTYPEADSFPSCAAAHRKGSSSNEPSSDSLSSPTLLAL